One window of Oncorhynchus masou masou isolate Uvic2021 chromosome 28, UVic_Omas_1.1, whole genome shotgun sequence genomic DNA carries:
- the impa2 gene encoding inositol monophosphatase 2 produces MATSESDKCWRECMDVAVEVACRAGKVVQEAVKHEKSVSTKSTPTDLVTEADQQVEELIISTLRDKFPSHRFIGEESSAAGEKCILTDDPSWIIDPIDGTCNFVHSFPMVAVSIGFAVKKELEFGVIYHCFDGTLYTARKGHGAFCNGVRIQVSKEKDVSKALILTEIGAKRDPATLNIFSGNIMKLLSAPTHGVRIIGSSTLALCLIATGAAEAYYQYGLHCWDIAAAAVIIREAGGIVIDTSGGPLDLMSRRVVAAGTHEMANYIVQQLQPISYERDDSDPGVQK; encoded by the exons gtagtACAGGAGGCAGTGAAACATGAGAAGAGTGTGAGCACGAAGAGCACTCCAACTGACCTGGTGACGGAGGCAGACCAGCAGGTGGAAGAGCTCATCATCTCCACCCTCAGGGACAAGTTCCCCTCACACAG GTTCATTGGAGAGGAATCGTCTGCAGCTGGGGAGAAATGCATCCTCACAGACGACCCTTCCTGGATCATAGACCCTATCGATGGGACCTGCAACTTTGTTCACAG CTTCCCCATGGTTGCAGTTAGCATTGGTTTCGCTGTCAAGAAAGAG CTTGAGTTTGGAGTGATCTACCATTGCTTCGATGGAACATTATACACAGCTAGAAAAGGCCATGGGGCATTTTGCAATGGTGTAAGGATCCAAGTATCAAAGGAAAAAG ATGTCTCCAAGGCGCTCATTTTGACTGAGATCGGAGCCAAGCGGGACCCAGCAACACTGAACATTTTCTCAGGGAACATCATGAAGTTACTGAGTGCTCCAACTCATGG GGTGAGGATCATCGGCAGCTCCACCCTGGCCCTGTGTCTGATAGCCACAGGGGCGGCTGAGGCCTACTATCAGTACGGCCTGCACTGTTGGGACATCGCCGCCGCAGCTGTCATCATCCGAGAGGCCGGGGGGATCGTCATAGACACCTCAG gGGGTCCACTTGACCTCATGTCCCGAAGAGTGGTCGCTGCGGGAACCCACGAGATGGCCAATTACATCGTCCAGCAATTGCAGCCAATCAGCTACGAGCGGGACGACAGTGACCCCGGTGTGCAAAAGTGA